The Schistocerca gregaria isolate iqSchGreg1 chromosome 4, iqSchGreg1.2, whole genome shotgun sequence genome contains a region encoding:
- the LOC126267378 gene encoding ATP synthase subunit e, mitochondrial, translating to MADLPPPVRVSPLIKFGRWSFLLAGVLYGASRQRSLSKKEAALREIEEKEKAIRDAKLKEEKARLSKIEMAELARAAGVQPEP from the exons ATGGCGGATCTTCCACCACCAGTGAGGGTATCTCCTCTGATAAAG TTTGGCCGATGGAGTTTCCTTTTGGCTGGAGTGCTTTACGGGGCATCAAGACAAAGATCACTTTCCAAGAAAGAAGCTGCATTGCGAGAAATAGAGGAAAAAGAAAAGGCAATTCGTGACGCTAAGTTAAAGGAAGAAAAGGCTAGATTAAGTAAAA TTGAAATGGCAGAATTGGCACGGGCTGCTGGAGTGCAACCAGAACCATAA